Proteins encoded by one window of Desulfovibrio ferrophilus:
- a CDS encoding cysteine hydrolase family protein, with protein sequence MSDKTALIVIDVQRVMYETPGEVPFDGETVLEVIRGLIARARKVGTPVIYVQHDFGDDSAMPRGSDLWQIHPAIAPQQGDLVVEKTKPDAFAGTRLKDVLSELGATRLVLCGLQSDCCVDTTCRRASSEDYEVVLAADGHTTFDCDLLGGEQLVAYHNWSMGKRFATVQPAAEIDL encoded by the coding sequence ATGTCTGACAAGACTGCCTTGATTGTGATTGATGTGCAGCGTGTGATGTACGAGACCCCGGGTGAGGTCCCCTTTGATGGTGAGACTGTTTTGGAGGTTATTCGAGGACTCATCGCCCGAGCCCGCAAGGTAGGGACGCCTGTCATTTACGTGCAGCATGATTTTGGGGATGACAGTGCCATGCCCAGAGGCAGTGACCTGTGGCAGATTCATCCAGCCATTGCGCCTCAGCAAGGGGACCTGGTGGTGGAAAAAACCAAGCCGGATGCCTTTGCCGGAACCAGGCTCAAGGACGTCTTGTCAGAACTGGGAGCGACGCGCCTGGTGCTTTGTGGGTTGCAGTCCGATTGCTGCGTGGATACCACTTGCCGTCGTGCTTCCAGTGAGGATTACGAGGTCGTACTGGCCGCAGATGGGCATACGACCTTTGACTGTGATCTGCTCGGCGGGGAGCAGTTGGTGGCCTATCATAACTGGTCTATGGGCAAACGTTTTGCCACGGTACAACCCGCTGCGGAGATCGATTTGTAA
- the pal gene encoding peptidoglycan-associated lipoprotein Pal, translating to MRSKVLLGMVVIMAMMLMLATGCAKKTTSSSEGQGLSFTTPAPGSVSGASDAEMQAMKMAEQELTANKIFFDFDKYDLKPASKDVLKAKAAVLKKYGSWKMLVEGHCDDRGTEEYNLALGERRARAAYEFLIVLGVPSSRLKIVSFGEERPAVSGSNETAWAKNRRAEFKVFK from the coding sequence ATGAGAAGCAAGGTCTTGCTGGGAATGGTCGTAATCATGGCCATGATGTTGATGCTGGCCACTGGTTGTGCCAAAAAGACGACGAGTTCGTCCGAGGGTCAGGGCTTGTCTTTCACGACTCCCGCACCTGGGAGCGTTTCTGGGGCCTCTGATGCCGAGATGCAGGCCATGAAAATGGCTGAGCAGGAACTGACGGCTAACAAAATTTTCTTTGATTTCGACAAGTATGACCTCAAGCCCGCTTCCAAGGATGTGCTTAAGGCCAAGGCTGCCGTGCTGAAGAAGTACGGTTCCTGGAAGATGCTGGTTGAGGGTCATTGCGATGATCGTGGTACAGAGGAGTACAACCTGGCACTGGGTGAGCGCCGCGCACGCGCCGCTTATGAGTTCCTGATCGTTCTGGGCGTGCCTTCCTCCCGCCTGAAGATTGTCTCCTTCGGCGAGGAACGTCCCGCCGTGTCCGGTTCCAACGAGACTGCATGGGCCAAGAACCGCCGCGCCGAGTTCAAGGTCTTCAAGTAG
- a CDS encoding PD40 domain-containing protein yields the protein MLRRAIALFLTILAFALIPLQAQASETLTIDIFGPGQSRVNMALTQALPLAEGGQIPPEAEIFEKYVTENLDMLPFLRMTPAADVLGGVNVQKVTSDGIDFRRFSVSKVDLVMTMGWQPGEGRPGRLEVRVYETFSARLVVGKAYRVTRDSLARAADMFCSHFMEALTGHGEFFRSVLAFTKQGQGNAREVWTMTPQGRELRQITFFGGSSISPAWSPDGRYLAFAHHGSSSHTLGVWDKSTNRIFRTKLPGTTIGGTAFDPEGNVAVALSRGNMEIFRLTRDLTRIKETLVKSWAIDVSPSFDAVGKRMAFVSDRRGNPQVFVKDLATGKENRLTFEGKYNTSPSISPDGKLVVFSRRTKSGHRIFVMDVDTGRERQITFGPGNDEEPAFSPDGYFVAFSSNRTGKYQLYLTTRHGDEPRKLKTGKGAVTHPTFGPRLF from the coding sequence ATGCTCAGACGTGCCATTGCTCTATTCTTGACCATTCTGGCCTTTGCTCTGATCCCATTGCAGGCTCAGGCCTCCGAGACATTGACCATTGATATCTTTGGACCGGGACAGAGCCGGGTCAACATGGCCCTGACCCAGGCCCTGCCGTTGGCCGAAGGTGGACAGATTCCTCCCGAAGCAGAGATTTTTGAGAAATATGTGACAGAGAATCTCGACATGCTGCCCTTTTTGCGCATGACGCCCGCAGCGGATGTGCTCGGTGGCGTGAATGTCCAGAAAGTTACGTCCGATGGCATCGATTTCCGTCGCTTCTCCGTCTCCAAGGTTGACCTTGTGATGACCATGGGCTGGCAGCCCGGTGAAGGGCGCCCCGGCAGGCTCGAAGTGCGTGTCTACGAGACGTTCTCGGCCCGGTTGGTGGTGGGGAAAGCCTATCGTGTCACGAGGGACAGTTTGGCCCGTGCGGCCGATATGTTCTGCTCGCATTTCATGGAAGCTCTCACCGGGCACGGCGAATTTTTCCGCTCGGTCTTGGCCTTTACCAAACAGGGCCAGGGCAATGCTCGCGAGGTCTGGACCATGACCCCGCAAGGCAGGGAACTTCGACAGATCACATTCTTCGGCGGGTCGAGCATCAGCCCGGCCTGGTCCCCGGATGGGAGATACCTGGCGTTTGCCCATCATGGCTCAAGCAGCCACACTCTGGGCGTATGGGACAAGTCGACCAATCGGATTTTTCGCACCAAGCTCCCCGGAACCACTATCGGCGGTACTGCTTTCGACCCCGAGGGCAATGTGGCTGTTGCCTTGTCACGAGGGAACATGGAAATCTTTCGCCTGACACGTGATCTGACACGGATCAAGGAAACACTGGTCAAATCCTGGGCCATTGATGTTTCGCCATCGTTTGATGCCGTGGGCAAGCGTATGGCCTTTGTGTCTGACCGACGTGGCAATCCTCAAGTCTTTGTGAAGGACCTGGCCACGGGCAAGGAGAACCGCCTGACCTTTGAGGGCAAGTACAACACCAGCCCGTCCATTTCACCTGATGGTAAATTGGTCGTGTTTTCGCGTCGCACCAAGTCCGGGCACCGTATTTTTGTGATGGATGTGGATACCGGACGCGAACGGCAGATTACCTTTGGCCCGGGCAATGATGAAGAACCCGCTTTTTCTCCTGATGGCTATTTCGTAGCCTTTTCTTCCAACAGAACGGGCAAATATCAGTTGTACCTGACAACCCGTCACGGTGATGAGCCCCGGAAGTTGAAGACCGGAAAAGGAGCTGTGACACATCCGACTTTTGGTCCAAGGCTCTTCTAG
- a CDS encoding cell envelope integrity protein TolA produces the protein MMRTLSWLLSFLLHACVVLSGMYLATPTMHVSLDVPVYTVELVTLQPKKGKPARVKKEAPPVVKAKPVPAPKPEPGPPISKPEAKVIADKVDKPKKPEAKEVKKPAPPKPKKPEKTKQQLLAEALAQAQKDVKWKERKEKKDQERAHKQALEDMRKLVDAEDAELEGMGGEDEEGAMLGLKDIYALQVKEIIQANWRYPSIPVDQSLSAGVFIRVGPGGHITEYSLLARSGRPDFDESVLKAVEETELLPPPPGDIREIRINFNLQDMR, from the coding sequence ATGATGCGCACCCTGTCCTGGCTTCTCTCCTTTCTCCTCCACGCGTGCGTGGTGCTGTCTGGCATGTATCTGGCGACGCCAACGATGCATGTCAGTCTGGACGTGCCCGTGTATACGGTGGAGCTGGTGACGCTTCAGCCCAAGAAGGGAAAACCTGCCCGGGTCAAGAAGGAAGCGCCCCCGGTAGTCAAGGCCAAGCCCGTCCCCGCTCCCAAGCCTGAACCAGGCCCTCCCATTTCCAAGCCCGAGGCCAAGGTCATCGCCGACAAGGTGGACAAGCCCAAGAAGCCCGAGGCCAAGGAAGTGAAGAAGCCGGCTCCGCCCAAGCCTAAGAAGCCTGAAAAAACAAAGCAGCAACTCCTGGCCGAGGCTTTGGCCCAGGCCCAGAAAGATGTAAAGTGGAAGGAGCGCAAGGAGAAGAAGGACCAGGAGCGTGCCCATAAGCAGGCACTGGAGGACATGCGCAAGCTGGTGGACGCCGAAGACGCTGAACTGGAAGGCATGGGAGGAGAGGACGAAGAAGGCGCCATGTTGGGCCTCAAGGATATTTACGCGCTCCAGGTCAAGGAAATCATCCAGGCCAATTGGCGCTACCCGAGCATTCCCGTGGATCAGTCCCTGTCCGCCGGCGTATTCATCCGGGTGGGGCCGGGTGGGCATATCACCGAGTATTCCCTGCTGGCACGTTCCGGGCGGCCGGATTTCGACGAGTCCGTGCTGAAGGCCGTTGAGGAAACCGAGCTGTTGCCTCCGCCTCCTGGGGACATTCGCGAGATCAGGATCAACTTCAACTTGCAGGATATGCGGTAG
- a CDS encoding ExbD/TolR family protein — translation MAHIPTKNGFIADINVTPFVDVMLVLLIIFMVTAPLMTQGLEVELPETKTVRTLPKDKDHMVLTIKKDGSLFLDEYAVKPGELEGHLKRLVKADRKFLYLRADKDVTYGTVVAVMGEVKSAGIDKMGVVAEPIDERPKAKKK, via the coding sequence ATGGCGCATATCCCCACCAAGAACGGCTTTATAGCCGACATCAACGTCACTCCCTTTGTTGACGTCATGCTGGTGCTGCTGATCATCTTCATGGTCACGGCTCCACTCATGACTCAGGGACTTGAGGTGGAACTGCCCGAGACCAAGACTGTGCGAACCCTGCCCAAGGACAAGGATCACATGGTGCTGACCATCAAGAAGGACGGCTCCTTGTTTCTGGATGAATATGCCGTCAAGCCTGGTGAACTGGAAGGGCATCTGAAGCGCCTGGTCAAGGCAGATCGCAAGTTCCTGTATCTCAGAGCAGACAAGGATGTGACCTACGGCACCGTTGTGGCTGTGATGGGAGAGGTCAAATCCGCGGGCATCGACAAGATGGGCGTGGTGGCAGAGCCCATCGACGAACGGCCCAAGGCCAAAAAGAAATAA
- a CDS encoding MotA/TolQ/ExbB proton channel family protein, with protein sequence MDAMPQIGIFAMLTHATLTVKFVLGLLIFMSLTSWSVILFKYFALSSARKRAAEDLKQFQSASSLEEGMRGLSQRQSSPLYQSGIPAVNELRRLDASGVVCENGMSVVVMENLDRALKLGVGAQLKELSKSMAFLATCGNSAPFIGLFGTVWGIMHAFHSIGQMKTAALAAVAPGISEALIATAVGLAVAIPATIAYNFFLGALSAIETELNGFAGSFLNAAQREMSSNANGKKD encoded by the coding sequence ATGGACGCTATGCCACAGATCGGTATCTTCGCCATGCTGACCCACGCCACGCTGACGGTTAAATTCGTGCTTGGCCTGCTCATTTTCATGTCGTTGACGAGTTGGAGCGTGATCTTGTTCAAGTATTTCGCGCTGAGTTCGGCTCGCAAGCGGGCCGCAGAGGACTTGAAACAGTTCCAGAGTGCCTCCTCTTTGGAGGAAGGTATGCGTGGCCTGTCGCAGCGACAGAGCTCACCCCTCTACCAGAGCGGTATTCCCGCAGTAAATGAACTCCGGCGTTTGGATGCGTCGGGCGTTGTTTGCGAGAACGGGATGAGTGTGGTGGTCATGGAGAACCTGGACCGAGCCTTGAAGCTCGGAGTGGGTGCACAACTCAAGGAGTTGTCAAAATCCATGGCGTTCCTGGCAACCTGCGGTAATTCGGCCCCGTTTATCGGGCTGTTCGGCACGGTCTGGGGCATCATGCATGCCTTCCATTCCATCGGACAAATGAAAACGGCGGCTCTGGCAGCCGTGGCTCCGGGTATTTCAGAGGCCCTTATTGCGACTGCTGTCGGGCTGGCCGTGGCCATCCCGGCGACCATTGCCTACAACTTTTTTCTGGGTGCACTGTCCGCCATCGAAACGGAACTCAACGGGTTTGCCGGATCGTTCCTCAATGCGGCTCAGCGTGAGATGTCCAGCAACGCCAACGGCAAAAAGGACTGA
- a CDS encoding SIR2 family NAD-dependent protein deacylase — MSESWRESCQQAANVLRRARRAVAFTGAGISVPSGIPDFRSKGGLWSKYDPVEVASLQAMTSNPAGVWRFLVDTAIMFHPARPNSAHIALAELERKGYIAGVLTQNIDGLHQQAGSETVVEYHGGWDNWYCRRCYKGWDHSRAHELTPGELPVRCECGGLIRPPVVFFGEGIPQDALRESDRLLSGTDVLLIVGTSGEVTPANTLPRRVKNAGGTVIEINLGRTWYEGVSDIRVDASAERALPVLYDLVVS; from the coding sequence ATGAGTGAATCCTGGCGCGAGTCGTGCCAACAGGCCGCGAACGTGTTGCGCCGTGCCCGGCGGGCTGTGGCCTTTACCGGGGCAGGTATTTCGGTGCCCAGCGGTATTCCCGATTTCCGAAGCAAGGGTGGGTTGTGGTCGAAGTACGACCCTGTTGAGGTGGCCAGCCTGCAAGCCATGACCTCCAACCCTGCAGGAGTTTGGCGGTTTCTGGTGGATACGGCAATCATGTTTCATCCGGCCCGTCCCAATTCCGCACATATCGCTCTGGCCGAATTGGAACGCAAGGGGTACATCGCCGGGGTTCTGACTCAGAATATCGACGGACTGCATCAGCAGGCTGGTTCCGAAACCGTGGTGGAATACCACGGCGGTTGGGATAATTGGTATTGCCGTCGCTGCTACAAGGGTTGGGATCACAGCCGTGCTCATGAACTGACCCCGGGTGAATTGCCCGTCCGCTGTGAGTGCGGGGGGCTGATTCGACCCCCTGTGGTCTTTTTTGGGGAGGGCATCCCCCAGGATGCTCTTCGGGAGAGTGACCGCTTGCTCAGTGGGACGGATGTGCTGTTGATCGTTGGGACCTCCGGCGAGGTGACCCCGGCCAACACCCTGCCGCGGCGAGTCAAGAACGCAGGTGGCACAGTCATCGAGATCAATCTCGGGCGAACCTGGTATGAAGGGGTTTCCGACATCCGCGTGGATGCCTCAGCCGAAAGGGCACTTCCTGTGCTTTATGATCTTGTCGTTTCCTGA
- a CDS encoding histidinol phosphate phosphatase domain-containing protein, which translates to MIDLHTHTIFSDGELIPAELARRAKVAGYEALAMTDHVDHSNIEHIITSIRKVTCRYSPYMGLDLFCGVEITHVPPGLIPELVTQARDLGAQIVVVHGETPVEPVARGTNLAAIEGGADILAHPGFITEEETRLAVEKGVALEITTRKGHSMANGHVVTMAKQFGAKLIINNDAHAPGDLVSSEMRKRAGMGAGLTADEYYVVEANSRELLQKLIGTC; encoded by the coding sequence ATGATTGATCTGCATACCCATACCATTTTCAGCGACGGGGAACTCATCCCCGCCGAGCTTGCCCGTCGTGCCAAGGTTGCCGGATACGAGGCCCTGGCCATGACCGACCATGTTGATCACAGCAATATCGAACATATCATTACAAGCATCCGCAAGGTGACCTGTCGCTATTCTCCCTACATGGGACTGGATTTGTTCTGTGGAGTGGAGATCACCCACGTGCCTCCGGGATTGATTCCGGAACTGGTGACCCAGGCCCGTGACCTGGGGGCGCAGATTGTGGTGGTGCATGGCGAGACCCCGGTGGAACCCGTGGCCCGAGGGACCAATCTTGCTGCCATTGAAGGCGGAGCGGACATCCTGGCTCATCCCGGTTTCATTACCGAGGAGGAGACACGATTGGCCGTGGAGAAGGGCGTGGCCCTGGAAATCACCACCCGCAAGGGACACAGCATGGCCAATGGACATGTGGTGACCATGGCCAAGCAGTTCGGGGCAAAGTTGATCATCAACAACGATGCTCATGCCCCTGGAGATCTGGTGTCTTCCGAGATGCGCAAGCGCGCCGGTATGGGTGCGGGGTTGACTGCGGATGAATATTACGTGGTGGAAGCCAATTCCCGCGAGTTGCTCCAAAAGCTGATCGGCACCTGCTAG
- a CDS encoding bifunctional nuclease family protein, translating to MVEMKVYGLALDETSQVPVLVLKDLAEEQTLPIWIGAMEAMAISLVLNEVSLPRPMTHDLLLNLAEGVGGKVSRVEIVRLEGGTYYAEIEVDLGEEIRRIDSRPSDAVALALRAGCSIFVADEVLAEAARESADSRPEFKTEEASKWNDLLEQFSEDDNKYKM from the coding sequence ATGGTAGAAATGAAGGTGTACGGATTGGCCCTGGACGAGACCTCACAGGTACCGGTGCTGGTCCTGAAGGATCTGGCCGAGGAACAGACCCTACCCATCTGGATTGGTGCCATGGAAGCCATGGCCATTTCCCTTGTGCTCAACGAGGTCTCTCTGCCTCGACCCATGACTCATGATCTGCTGTTGAATCTCGCCGAAGGCGTTGGGGGGAAGGTTTCCCGAGTGGAAATCGTGCGCCTGGAAGGAGGCACCTACTACGCCGAGATCGAAGTGGACCTGGGTGAAGAGATTCGACGTATCGATTCGCGTCCTTCGGATGCCGTTGCCTTGGCCCTGCGCGCCGGGTGCTCGATTTTTGTGGCCGACGAAGTCCTGGCTGAAGCGGCGCGCGAGTCTGCGGACTCCAGGCCGGAGTTCAAGACGGAAGAGGCCAGCAAGTGGAACGATCTGTTGGAACAGTTCTCCGAGGACGACAATAAATATAAAATGTGA
- the miaB gene encoding tRNA (N6-isopentenyl adenosine(37)-C2)-methylthiotransferase MiaB has protein sequence MTQDNKTFHIMTFGCQMNVHDSGWLARALMAYGWREAPEDQATALIINTCSVRDKPEQKVYSLVGRLGQYCRKDNAKFVAVGGCVAQQVGEGFFERSDHVRLVFGTDQTGQVPEGLDKLYHDEVERLAMLDFEDGFKLRKFHLPDDGPVSHLPGQAFVNIMQGCDNFCAYCIVPYVRGRQKSRSTEDILAEVRALAEHGVRELTLLGQNVNSFSLDRHGDGTSFAQLLYKVAAIPGIRRLRFTSSHPKDLAPEVINAFGELPNLCTGLHLPMQSGSDRVLNAMGRGYDMARYMGLVEGLRRARPEIALTTDLIVGFPGETEEDFLETLEAVREVGFESSFSFIYSDRPGTRSVRMEPKVEREVAQERLIRLQALQDELTSSALKAQVGTETEVLLESPSKKQDGGDIVFWRGRDSCGRVVNIPLPADDSDLAGKLLTVHIDAAKKHSLMGKAVGEPW, from the coding sequence ATGACCCAAGACAACAAGACCTTTCATATAATGACTTTTGGCTGCCAGATGAACGTTCATGATTCTGGATGGTTGGCTCGGGCGCTCATGGCCTACGGCTGGCGCGAGGCTCCCGAAGACCAGGCAACGGCTCTGATTATCAACACCTGCAGCGTGCGTGATAAACCCGAGCAGAAGGTCTACAGCCTCGTGGGACGATTGGGGCAATACTGCCGCAAGGACAACGCCAAGTTCGTGGCTGTGGGCGGTTGTGTCGCCCAGCAGGTGGGTGAGGGCTTTTTCGAGCGTTCGGATCATGTGCGGCTGGTGTTCGGCACGGATCAGACCGGGCAGGTTCCGGAAGGTCTGGACAAGCTGTATCATGATGAAGTCGAGCGTCTGGCGATGTTGGACTTTGAGGATGGCTTCAAGCTCAGAAAATTCCATCTGCCCGACGACGGCCCCGTATCACATCTGCCCGGTCAGGCGTTCGTGAATATCATGCAGGGCTGCGACAATTTCTGCGCCTATTGCATTGTGCCCTATGTGCGCGGGCGACAGAAATCCCGTTCCACGGAGGATATCCTGGCCGAGGTGCGTGCCTTGGCCGAGCACGGCGTGCGGGAACTGACTCTGCTGGGGCAGAATGTGAACAGCTTCAGTCTGGACAGACACGGAGACGGCACGAGCTTTGCCCAGCTTCTGTACAAGGTGGCGGCCATACCGGGCATCCGGCGGCTCAGATTCACCTCGTCGCACCCCAAGGACCTGGCCCCCGAGGTTATCAATGCCTTTGGCGAACTTCCCAATCTTTGCACGGGCCTTCATTTGCCCATGCAGTCTGGTTCGGATAGAGTATTAAATGCGATGGGTCGTGGCTATGACATGGCTCGTTACATGGGGCTGGTCGAGGGCCTGCGGCGTGCGCGACCTGAGATTGCCCTGACTACGGATCTGATTGTCGGCTTCCCCGGCGAAACCGAGGAAGATTTCCTGGAGACCCTGGAAGCTGTGCGCGAAGTAGGCTTTGAGTCGAGCTTTTCGTTTATCTATTCGGACCGTCCCGGAACCCGCTCGGTGCGCATGGAGCCCAAGGTCGAGCGTGAAGTGGCCCAGGAACGCCTGATTCGCCTCCAAGCCTTGCAGGATGAGTTGACCTCCTCGGCGCTCAAGGCCCAGGTCGGGACCGAAACCGAGGTGCTCCTGGAATCCCCGAGCAAGAAGCAGGATGGTGGAGACATCGTGTTCTGGCGTGGGCGCGACTCCTGCGGGCGAGTGGTGAACATTCCGTTGCCAGCAGACGACAGCGATCTGGCAGGCAAGTTGCTCACTGTACATATCGATGCTGCGAAGAAACATTCCCTTATGGGGAAGGCGGTAGGAGAGCCATGGTAG
- a CDS encoding adenylyl-sulfate kinase, with protein sequence MAESARQGWAIWVVGLPGSGKSNLARAVAEEFGAQGKAVTWLQMDARRKAYFPKPTYSKEEREEAYRLFAEEAAELTRSGINVVMDGAAYKAAFREYARRLIPRFAEVHVQCTLENAMAREGKRAAGLVMAGLYAKALERKRSGKQFPGLGEVIGVDVPFEENPAAEFAICNDNIPKQETRRRTLEFLHRWLSEEAAPDGQ encoded by the coding sequence ATGGCTGAATCAGCAAGACAGGGCTGGGCCATCTGGGTGGTCGGGCTGCCCGGATCGGGCAAGTCCAATCTTGCCCGGGCTGTGGCGGAAGAGTTTGGTGCCCAAGGCAAGGCCGTGACCTGGCTACAGATGGATGCGCGGCGCAAGGCGTATTTTCCCAAGCCCACCTACAGTAAGGAAGAGCGCGAAGAGGCCTATCGTCTGTTCGCGGAAGAGGCCGCCGAACTGACACGTTCCGGGATCAATGTGGTCATGGACGGGGCGGCCTACAAGGCGGCCTTCAGGGAGTATGCCCGGCGCCTGATTCCGCGTTTTGCCGAGGTGCATGTGCAGTGTACTCTGGAGAACGCCATGGCGCGAGAGGGCAAGCGTGCAGCGGGGCTGGTCATGGCCGGGCTGTACGCCAAGGCGCTGGAACGCAAGCGCAGCGGCAAACAATTTCCCGGACTTGGTGAGGTCATCGGGGTGGATGTACCCTTTGAGGAAAACCCCGCCGCCGAGTTCGCCATTTGCAACGACAATATCCCAAAACAGGAGACGCGCAGGCGCACGCTTGAATTTCTGCATCGCTGGTTGAGCGAAGAAGCTGCGCCTGACGGACAATAG
- a CDS encoding phosphotransferase family protein: MIEMKREHIERYLQEALGGDVTFTGAGDIGSLDEQGIKDFGYGKPLLVRWEKDGVSGEGVISAMRGDKYGHQDYWDRARILLFQYETSARLSKHVRPLGAGYVNAEGRMIPLHEVREFFIVNEKLEGSDYFLELERIRKGELLGQDLELTRGFARWLAEIHGVKHDEVDRYDRRIRNLIGDCECIYGIIDGYPHPYSMFPPERFLALEKRLVDWRWKLKGYTHRLAEVHGDFHPWNVLVRRDEGAAFDFSVLDRSRGVWGEPADDVATMSMNYVLYGLLDGNTQLEGPFLDLYMAFWESYLEATGDREMLEVIAPFYVFRGLVVASPEWYPRLAPQVRTALLSLVEKVLEDERFDYADINRYLR; encoded by the coding sequence ATGATCGAGATGAAGCGTGAGCATATCGAGCGCTATCTGCAAGAAGCGCTGGGTGGCGATGTGACCTTTACGGGGGCCGGAGATATTGGTTCCCTGGATGAACAGGGCATCAAGGACTTTGGTTACGGCAAGCCGCTGCTGGTGCGCTGGGAGAAGGACGGCGTGTCCGGCGAGGGCGTGATCTCCGCCATGCGTGGGGATAAATACGGCCACCAGGACTATTGGGACCGCGCCCGGATTCTGCTTTTCCAGTACGAGACCTCGGCCCGTCTGTCCAAGCACGTGCGCCCGCTGGGGGCTGGCTATGTGAATGCCGAGGGCCGTATGATTCCTCTGCACGAGGTCCGCGAATTCTTCATCGTCAACGAGAAGCTCGAAGGCAGCGACTATTTCCTGGAGTTGGAGCGCATCCGCAAGGGTGAGTTGCTCGGGCAGGACCTGGAATTGACCCGAGGCTTCGCCCGCTGGCTGGCTGAAATTCATGGCGTGAAGCACGATGAAGTGGATCGTTACGACCGCCGTATCCGCAATTTGATCGGTGACTGCGAGTGCATCTACGGCATCATTGATGGCTATCCCCATCCCTATTCAATGTTTCCCCCCGAGCGCTTTCTAGCTCTGGAAAAGCGGCTGGTGGACTGGCGTTGGAAACTCAAGGGCTACACCCATCGTCTGGCCGAGGTGCATGGAGATTTCCATCCCTGGAATGTGCTGGTGCGCCGGGACGAAGGAGCTGCCTTCGACTTCAGCGTGCTGGATCGAAGTCGGGGGGTATGGGGCGAACCGGCGGACGACGTTGCCACCATGAGCATGAATTATGTCCTCTATGGACTGCTGGATGGCAACACGCAGCTGGAAGGCCCGTTCCTCGATCTGTACATGGCGTTTTGGGAGTCCTATCTGGAAGCCACCGGAGACCGGGAAATGCTGGAGGTCATCGCTCCATTCTATGTGTTCCGGGGGCTTGTGGTCGCCTCACCCGAATGGTACCCCCGCCTTGCACCGCAGGTGCGTACCGCTTTGCTTTCGCTGGTGGAAAAGGTGCTTGAGGACGAGCGTTTTGATTATGCCGATATCAACCGTTACCTGAGGTGA
- a CDS encoding carbohydrate kinase family protein, translated as MKIYVSGSLAFDRIMSFPGKFADHILADKIHILNVCFVGNGLTERFGGTAGNIAYSLALLGEKPVILSSAGWDFDHYHKRLTDLDLPMEGVHMVDGELTANCHITTDMSDNQITCFNPGAMNERCRYEFNGVNVDEDIAIVSPGNLVDMVELPRKYKQMGLRYIFDPGQNITALAGEDMAECIDGSWALISNDYELEMIVKATGLSRDEIQAKTKNLITTLGEKGSVVYAEDGTVTEVPTAKLEAVVDPTGAGDSYRAGLLKGLSMGLPLAKAAYVGSACAKWSVEKLGTQEHHFSEDEFWTAYEDNFGPRP; from the coding sequence ATGAAGATTTATGTTTCAGGCTCGCTGGCCTTTGACCGGATCATGAGCTTTCCTGGTAAGTTTGCGGACCATATCCTGGCCGACAAGATCCATATTCTCAATGTCTGCTTCGTGGGCAATGGCCTGACCGAGCGTTTTGGTGGCACTGCGGGCAACATCGCCTACAGCTTGGCCCTGCTTGGTGAAAAGCCGGTGATCCTGTCCTCTGCGGGTTGGGATTTTGACCATTACCACAAGCGCCTGACTGATTTGGATCTGCCCATGGAAGGCGTGCATATGGTGGACGGTGAATTGACCGCCAACTGTCACATCACCACCGATATGTCCGACAATCAGATTACCTGCTTCAACCCCGGTGCCATGAACGAGCGCTGTCGTTACGAATTCAACGGCGTGAATGTGGACGAGGATATCGCCATCGTTTCTCCCGGCAATCTGGTGGATATGGTGGAGTTGCCCAGGAAGTACAAGCAGATGGGCCTCAGGTACATCTTTGACCCCGGGCAGAACATCACAGCCCTTGCGGGTGAGGATATGGCCGAGTGCATCGACGGTTCCTGGGCCTTGATTTCCAATGACTATGAGTTGGAGATGATCGTCAAGGCCACTGGTTTGTCCCGCGATGAGATTCAGGCCAAGACCAAAAACCTGATAACGACCCTCGGCGAAAAGGGCTCCGTGGTGTATGCTGAGGACGGAACCGTGACCGAGGTGCCCACAGCCAAGCTGGAAGCCGTGGTCGACCCCACCGGTGCGGGTGATTCGTATCGCGCCGGGCTGCTCAAGGGACTGTCCATGGGCCTGCCCCTGGCCAAGGCCGCTTATGTGGGTTCGGCCTGCGCCAAGTGGAGCGTGGAAAAGCTCGGCACTCAGGAGCATCATTTCAGTGAGGATGAATTTTGGACGGCTTATGAGGACAACTTCGGGCCTCGTCCGTAG